A window from Aeromonas rivipollensis encodes these proteins:
- the argC gene encoding N-acetyl-gamma-glutamyl-phosphate reductase, which yields MLNTVIVGASGYAGAELAALVQNHPELKLFGLYVSAGSQDAHKRFSSLHPQWVGELDQPLLPLDEDGMTRILTQADLVLLATAHEVSAELAPKFLAKGLPVFDLSGAFRVKDQGFYSSFYGFTHESEQWLEQAVYGLAEWNADAIAAARLIAVPGCYPTASLCALKPLQQAGLIAEGWQPIINAVSGVSGAGRKAAINTSFCEVSLSPYGTFNHRHQPEISHHLGKGVLFQPHLGNYVRGILATIYVQLADGVTQTQVDQAYLKAYEGKPLVRLTGQMPSIRGVANTPYCDLAWQQQGNMLVVVSAIDNLLKGAASQAMQCINIKFGFEPATGLI from the coding sequence ATGCTCAATACCGTTATCGTCGGTGCCAGTGGCTACGCGGGGGCCGAACTGGCCGCACTGGTCCAGAACCATCCAGAGCTCAAGCTGTTCGGCCTCTATGTGTCGGCCGGCAGCCAGGACGCACACAAGCGTTTCTCTTCTCTACATCCCCAGTGGGTCGGTGAGCTGGATCAGCCGCTGCTGCCGCTGGACGAGGACGGCATGACCCGGATCCTGACCCAGGCCGATCTGGTGCTGCTGGCCACCGCCCACGAGGTGAGCGCCGAGCTCGCCCCCAAGTTTCTGGCCAAGGGGCTGCCGGTGTTCGATCTCTCCGGTGCCTTCCGGGTCAAGGATCAGGGGTTCTACTCCTCCTTCTACGGCTTCACCCACGAGAGCGAGCAGTGGCTGGAACAGGCCGTCTACGGTCTGGCTGAGTGGAATGCCGATGCCATTGCCGCCGCCCGGCTGATTGCGGTGCCCGGCTGCTACCCGACCGCGTCGCTCTGCGCCCTCAAGCCGCTGCAGCAGGCCGGTCTGATTGCCGAGGGATGGCAGCCCATCATCAACGCTGTGTCCGGCGTCTCCGGGGCCGGTCGCAAGGCCGCCATCAACACCAGTTTCTGCGAAGTGAGCCTGAGCCCCTACGGCACCTTCAATCACAGACACCAGCCGGAGATCAGCCACCACCTCGGCAAGGGGGTGCTGTTCCAGCCCCACCTTGGCAACTATGTGCGGGGCATACTGGCCACCATCTATGTGCAACTAGCGGATGGCGTGACGCAGACCCAGGTGGATCAAGCCTATCTCAAGGCCTATGAAGGCAAGCCCCTGGTGCGCCTCACCGGCCAGATGCCCTCCATACGTGGCGTGGCCAATACCCCTTACTGCGACCTCGCCTGGCAGCAGCAGGGCAACATGCTGGTGGTGGTCTCCGCCATCGACAACCTGCTCAAGGGTGCCGCCTCCCAGGCTATGCAGTGCATAAATATCAAGTTTGGTTTTGAACCGGCCACCGGCCTGATTTAA
- the argB gene encoding acetylglutamate kinase, whose amino-acid sequence MDKQTLVIKLGGALIENDEALTALFATLKTFLDDQHRPLVLVHGGGCLVDDLLKGLGMTSTKKNGLRVTPFEQIPFIAGALAGTANKMMMAKAIATGIPAVGLCLADGGLCQVTQLDPDLGAVGDCQPGNPALVAGILGQGFLPVVSSIGITADGQLMNVNADQAATAIAEALGADLVMLSDVSGILDGKGKLVPQLDKQSALDLMEKGVITDGMAVKVKAALHAAETLGKPVCVASWRYQDQLLKLLAGGAVGTQVTL is encoded by the coding sequence ATGGACAAGCAGACGCTGGTAATCAAGTTGGGTGGTGCCCTGATCGAGAACGACGAGGCCCTGACCGCCCTGTTCGCTACCCTGAAAACCTTCCTGGACGATCAGCACCGTCCCCTGGTGCTGGTGCACGGTGGTGGCTGCCTGGTGGATGACCTGCTCAAGGGGCTGGGGATGACCTCCACCAAGAAGAACGGCCTGCGGGTCACCCCGTTCGAGCAGATCCCCTTCATCGCCGGGGCCCTGGCGGGCACGGCGAACAAGATGATGATGGCCAAGGCCATCGCCACCGGCATCCCTGCGGTGGGTCTCTGTCTCGCCGACGGCGGCCTCTGCCAGGTGACCCAGCTCGACCCGGATCTCGGCGCCGTCGGTGACTGCCAGCCGGGCAACCCGGCGCTGGTGGCTGGTATCCTGGGGCAGGGCTTCCTGCCGGTAGTGAGCTCCATCGGCATCACCGCAGATGGCCAGCTGATGAACGTTAATGCGGATCAGGCGGCCACCGCCATTGCCGAGGCTCTGGGCGCCGATCTGGTGATGCTCTCCGACGTGAGTGGCATTCTGGATGGCAAGGGCAAGCTGGTGCCGCAACTGGACAAGCAGAGCGCGCTGGACCTGATGGAGAAGGGCGTTATTACGGACGGCATGGCGGTCAAGGTGAAGGCCGCACTGCACGCCGCAGAGACCCTGGGCAAACCTGTCTGTGTCGCCAGCTGGCGCTACCAGGATCAACTGCTCAAGCTGCTGGCGGGCGGCGCCGTCGGCACCCAAGTCACCCTCTAA
- a CDS encoding ornithine carbamoyltransferase — translation MQHLLKDSDLSKAQIEALIALGKSVKADPKKYGQALAGKSVVTLFEKPSLRTRVTFDIGIARLGGHSVYLDQQNGALGKRESVKDFAANLSRWCDAIVARVFDHQTLVELAEHGSVPVVNSLCNLYHPCQGLADFMTIAEHYSDLSKVKLAYLGDGNNVSHSLLLLGATLGTDVTLVCPKGHGPDTQIFLQAQALAAQSGAHINISDDVGAIEGFDVVYTDTWVSMGDNTPMEQVKDIFMPYQINQALLDRTGIQHVLHCQPAHRELEITSEVMDGPASLIMDEAENRMHIQNAVLLTLLGHK, via the coding sequence ATGCAACATCTTCTGAAAGACAGCGACTTGAGCAAGGCACAGATCGAGGCGCTGATCGCCCTCGGCAAATCGGTCAAGGCCGATCCGAAGAAGTACGGCCAGGCCCTGGCGGGCAAGAGCGTGGTCACCCTGTTCGAGAAGCCGTCCCTGCGCACCCGGGTCACCTTCGACATCGGCATCGCCCGGCTCGGCGGTCACAGCGTCTACCTGGATCAGCAGAACGGCGCGCTCGGCAAGCGGGAATCGGTGAAGGATTTCGCCGCCAACCTGTCCCGCTGGTGTGACGCCATCGTCGCCCGGGTGTTCGATCACCAGACCCTGGTCGAGCTGGCTGAGCATGGCTCCGTGCCGGTGGTGAACAGCCTGTGCAACCTCTACCACCCCTGCCAGGGGCTGGCGGACTTCATGACCATTGCCGAGCACTACAGCGATCTCTCCAAGGTGAAGCTGGCCTACCTCGGCGATGGCAACAACGTCAGCCACTCCCTGCTGCTGCTGGGGGCGACGCTTGGCACCGACGTGACCCTGGTCTGCCCCAAGGGCCATGGCCCGGACACCCAGATCTTCCTGCAGGCCCAGGCGCTGGCGGCGCAGTCCGGTGCCCACATCAATATCAGCGATGACGTGGGCGCCATCGAAGGCTTTGACGTGGTTTATACCGACACCTGGGTCTCCATGGGTGACAACACACCAATGGAGCAGGTAAAAGATATCTTCATGCCTTATCAGATCAACCAGGCCCTGCTCGATCGCACCGGCATCCAGCATGTGCTGCATTGCCAGCCGGCGCACCGGGAGCTGGAGATCACCTCGGAGGTCATGGACGGACCAGCCTCCCTCATCATGGATGAGGCAGAAAACCGGATGCATATCCAGAATGCCGTGCTGCTGACCCTGCTAGGTCATAAATAA
- a CDS encoding argininosuccinate synthase codes for MSGINKIVLAYSGGLDTSAIIPWLKENYDAEIIAFVADVGQERDDLEGIEQKAIASGATKCIVKDLREEFVKEYVYPTLKTGAVYEGTYLLGTSMARPIIAKAMVEAALAEGADAISHGCTGKGNDQVRFEGAVAALAPQLKVIAPWRLWDMRSREDLLAYLEARDIPCKATLKKIYSRDANAWHISTEGGELESTWNEPSEAVWQWTVSAEQAPNEPEFVKLTVAQGEVVAVDDQPLTPHQILMTLNERAGKHGVGRIDITENRMVGMKSRGCYETPGGTVMVAALRAVEELVLDRPTRAWREKLGAEFSHLVYDGRWFTPLCKAIVASANAIAEDLDGEVVLKMYKGQVTAVQKKSPNSLYSEDFATFGADEVYDQSHAEGFIRLYTLASRIRAMKEQHQAIGGDHTHG; via the coding sequence ATGAGCGGAATCAACAAGATCGTACTGGCTTACTCGGGCGGACTGGATACCTCGGCCATCATTCCCTGGCTGAAGGAGAACTACGATGCGGAGATCATCGCCTTCGTCGCCGACGTCGGTCAGGAGCGTGACGATCTGGAAGGGATCGAGCAAAAAGCCATCGCCTCCGGCGCCACCAAGTGCATCGTCAAGGATCTGCGGGAAGAGTTCGTCAAGGAGTACGTCTATCCGACCCTGAAGACCGGCGCCGTCTACGAAGGCACCTACCTGCTGGGTACCTCCATGGCCCGTCCCATCATCGCCAAGGCGATGGTGGAAGCGGCCCTGGCGGAAGGCGCCGACGCCATCTCCCACGGCTGTACCGGCAAGGGCAACGATCAGGTGCGTTTCGAAGGCGCCGTGGCCGCCCTGGCCCCGCAACTGAAGGTGATCGCCCCCTGGCGTCTGTGGGACATGCGTTCCCGGGAAGATCTGCTGGCCTATCTGGAAGCCCGCGACATCCCCTGCAAGGCAACCCTGAAGAAGATCTACAGCCGCGATGCCAACGCCTGGCACATCTCTACCGAGGGTGGCGAGCTGGAGAGCACCTGGAACGAGCCGTCCGAAGCGGTCTGGCAGTGGACTGTTTCTGCCGAGCAGGCACCGAACGAGCCGGAATTCGTCAAGCTGACCGTGGCCCAGGGTGAAGTGGTGGCGGTCGACGACCAGCCGCTGACCCCGCACCAGATCCTGATGACCCTGAACGAGCGTGCCGGCAAGCATGGCGTGGGCCGCATCGACATCACCGAGAACCGCATGGTGGGCATGAAGTCCCGTGGCTGCTACGAGACTCCGGGTGGCACCGTCATGGTGGCGGCACTGCGCGCCGTGGAAGAGCTGGTACTGGACAGACCGACCCGCGCCTGGCGCGAGAAGCTGGGTGCCGAGTTCTCCCACCTGGTCTATGACGGTCGCTGGTTCACCCCGCTGTGCAAGGCCATTGTCGCCTCCGCCAACGCCATCGCCGAGGATCTCGACGGTGAAGTGGTGCTGAAGATGTACAAGGGCCAGGTCACGGCAGTGCAGAAGAAGTCGCCGAACAGCCTCTACTCCGAAGACTTCGCCACCTTCGGCGCCGACGAAGTGTACGACCAGAGCCACGCAGAAGGCTTTATCCGTCTCTACACCCTGGCGAGCCGGATCCGCGCCATGAAGGAGCAGCATCAGGCCATCGGCGGTGACCATACCCACGGTTGA